The following are encoded in a window of Mycolicibacterium tusciae JS617 genomic DNA:
- a CDS encoding SDR family oxidoreductase: protein MSLSGKTMFISGASRGIGLAIAKRAAADGANIALIAKTAEPHPKLEGTVYTAAKEIEEAGGQALPIVGDIRNGDSVISAVAQAVAQFGGIDICVNNASAINLGSVTEVPLKRFDLMNGIQVRGTYSVSQACIPHMMGRDNPHILTLSPPIRLESKWLKPTAYMMAKYGMSLCALGIAEELRDAGIASNTLWPRTMVATAAVQNLLGGDEAMGRARKPDVYSDAAYVIVNKPAREYTGNSLLCEDVLLESGVTDLSVYDCIPGAELGVDLWVDTPNPPGYTGP from the coding sequence ATGTCGCTTTCAGGGAAGACCATGTTCATCTCCGGCGCCAGCCGCGGAATCGGGCTGGCGATCGCCAAGCGCGCGGCCGCCGACGGCGCGAACATCGCGCTGATCGCCAAGACGGCGGAGCCACATCCCAAGCTCGAGGGCACCGTCTATACCGCGGCCAAGGAGATCGAGGAGGCAGGCGGGCAGGCGCTGCCGATCGTCGGCGACATCCGCAACGGCGACTCGGTGATCTCGGCGGTGGCCCAGGCCGTCGCGCAGTTCGGCGGTATCGACATCTGCGTCAACAACGCATCGGCGATCAACCTGGGTTCGGTCACCGAGGTTCCGCTCAAGCGGTTCGACCTGATGAACGGAATCCAGGTGCGCGGCACGTATTCGGTTTCGCAGGCGTGCATCCCGCACATGATGGGCCGGGACAACCCCCACATTCTGACGCTGTCGCCACCGATCCGGCTGGAGTCCAAGTGGCTGAAGCCCACGGCGTACATGATGGCCAAGTACGGAATGTCGTTGTGCGCTCTGGGAATAGCCGAGGAGCTGCGCGATGCGGGCATCGCCTCGAACACCCTGTGGCCCCGCACGATGGTGGCCACCGCCGCGGTGCAGAACCTGCTCGGCGGCGACGAGGCCATGGGCCGCGCCCGCAAGCCCGACGTGTACTCCGACGCCGCCTACGTGATCGTCAACAAGCCGGCCCGCGAATACACCGGCAACAGCCTGCTGTGCGAGGACGTACTGCTGGAGTCCGGCGTCACCGACCTGTCGGTCTACGACTGCATCCCCGGTGCCGAGCTCGGCGTCGACCTGTGGGTCGACACCCCGAACCCGCCGGGATACACCGGCCCCTAG
- a CDS encoding NDMA-dependent alcohol dehydrogenase, which translates to MTSGVTCQAAVLRGVGEEWAIEEITLDPPRDGEVLVKMVVAGVCHSDDHYASGDGIMSPELTAMVEATGGSAPEYFPLLGGHEGAGVVEAVGPGVRSVRPGDHVATSFIPACGSCRWCVSGMTYLCDAGALMFAKEMTTDGTRRRHVGDEDLTAMTQLGTFSEYMVVAEESVIKIDDSIPFEAASLVSCGVTTGWGSATVGVGTQVGDTVVIVGTGGVGINAVQGARAAGANAVVAVDPVEFKRDTAKFFGATDTSPSIEEAFLLVKEITNGVMADRVVLTPSVLHAELLAPAMMLTRKGGTCLMTAVPKLDINMVPLILVDMLQGCKQLKGLLYGGMNPRASMPMLLSMYRSGNLKLDELVTKRYRLDQINNAITDMREGRNIRGIIEFD; encoded by the coding sequence ATGACAAGCGGGGTGACGTGCCAGGCGGCGGTGCTGCGGGGAGTCGGCGAGGAGTGGGCGATCGAGGAGATCACCCTTGACCCGCCACGCGATGGTGAAGTGCTGGTGAAGATGGTGGTGGCAGGGGTCTGCCACTCCGACGACCACTACGCCAGCGGCGACGGCATCATGTCACCGGAGCTCACGGCGATGGTGGAGGCCACCGGTGGTTCCGCTCCCGAGTATTTCCCGCTGCTCGGCGGCCACGAAGGTGCGGGCGTCGTCGAGGCAGTCGGCCCGGGGGTGCGATCGGTACGGCCCGGCGATCACGTTGCGACCTCCTTCATCCCCGCGTGCGGTTCCTGTCGGTGGTGCGTTTCCGGCATGACCTACCTGTGTGACGCGGGCGCGCTGATGTTCGCCAAGGAGATGACGACCGACGGCACCCGCCGGCGCCACGTCGGTGACGAGGATCTGACCGCGATGACACAGCTCGGCACGTTTTCGGAGTACATGGTCGTCGCCGAAGAGTCCGTCATCAAGATCGACGACTCGATTCCCTTCGAGGCCGCCTCCCTGGTGTCGTGTGGCGTGACGACGGGCTGGGGCTCGGCGACCGTGGGCGTCGGAACCCAAGTAGGCGACACCGTCGTGATCGTCGGCACCGGCGGGGTGGGCATCAACGCTGTGCAGGGTGCCCGCGCCGCGGGCGCCAACGCAGTGGTCGCCGTGGATCCCGTTGAGTTCAAACGTGATACGGCCAAGTTCTTCGGCGCGACGGATACCAGCCCCTCGATCGAGGAAGCCTTCCTCTTGGTGAAGGAGATCACCAACGGCGTGATGGCGGACCGGGTTGTGCTGACCCCGAGCGTGCTTCACGCCGAGCTGCTGGCGCCCGCGATGATGCTGACGCGCAAAGGGGGCACCTGCCTGATGACCGCGGTGCCGAAACTCGATATCAACATGGTTCCGCTGATCCTCGTCGACATGCTCCAGGGCTGTAAGCAGCTCAAGGGGCTCTTGTACGGCGGGATGAATCCCCGCGCGAGCATGCCGATGCTGCTGTCGATGTACCGCAGCGGCAACCTCAAACTCGACGAGCTCGTGACGAAGCGTTACCGCCTCGATCAGATCAACAACGCCATCACCGACATGCGCGAAGGCCGAAACATCCGGGGCATCATCGAATTCGACTGA
- a CDS encoding YqjF family protein, which produces MSFQVIAQPLPRPVLFDQFWADLTFVHWPVDPQRVAHLFPPGTRPDVFSDGLTYVALVPFLMRHTALGTSLRLPYFGSFAETNIRLYSIDDAGRHGVYFRSLETTRLAVVGFTRTALGVPYTWAKMRVTRQDDEISYSSVRRWPRRGLRSTLRVRIGDHVAPTPLEVWLTARWGAHARKAGRTWWVPNEHCQWPLRAAEILELDDDLLAAGGVEIAGERMRALFSPGVHARFGRPSTLN; this is translated from the coding sequence GTGAGCTTCCAGGTGATCGCACAGCCGCTGCCGCGGCCGGTGCTGTTCGACCAGTTCTGGGCGGACCTCACGTTCGTGCACTGGCCGGTGGACCCGCAGCGCGTCGCGCACCTGTTCCCGCCTGGCACCCGCCCGGATGTGTTCTCCGACGGCCTCACCTATGTCGCGCTGGTGCCGTTCCTGATGCGCCACACCGCCCTGGGCACCTCGCTGCGGCTGCCGTACTTCGGAAGCTTCGCCGAGACAAACATCCGTCTGTACTCGATCGACGACGCCGGGCGTCACGGCGTGTACTTCCGGTCGCTGGAGACCACGCGGCTCGCCGTCGTGGGGTTCACCAGAACAGCACTGGGTGTGCCGTACACGTGGGCGAAGATGCGCGTGACGCGCCAGGATGACGAGATCTCGTATTCCAGCGTTCGGCGCTGGCCCCGCCGCGGCCTGCGCAGCACGCTGAGGGTCAGGATCGGTGACCACGTGGCGCCCACGCCCCTGGAGGTATGGCTCACGGCGCGTTGGGGCGCCCACGCCCGTAAGGCCGGGCGGACGTGGTGGGTGCCCAACGAACATTGTCAGTGGCCGCTGCGTGCGGCCGAGATCCTCGAATTGGACGATGATCTGCTCGCCGCGGGCGGAGTGGAGATCGCGGGGGAGCGCATGCGCGCGTTGTTCTCACCGGGCGTGCACGCGCGGTTCGGGCGGCCGTCAACGCTGAACTGA
- a CDS encoding enoyl-CoA hydratase/isomerase family protein, with translation MTEAGSLYRTMVAEGDDPTAPERVRVQRRGDRAVVTLDEPKRLNVLSAPLVRQLRRALTDLDADADVRSVVITGADPGFSAGGDLKMMRAAVDHRDSPEGGADVWRWIRREFGGIARLIAGSDTLFIAALNGAAAGVGLAWAMTCDLVIASERAVIVPAFGRLGLIPEVGTSWALTRRLGYQGALAFYLRGEHIDAETALRLGLVQQVVTHEELLNAADEWCSRISQMPPHTMAMTKPLLRAAADASWNDALTVEEFAEPTCFTTAAFADNVHDMLNGRR, from the coding sequence ATGACCGAAGCGGGTTCTCTTTACCGGACGATGGTCGCCGAAGGCGATGATCCCACGGCTCCTGAACGGGTACGGGTGCAACGGCGCGGAGACCGGGCGGTCGTCACACTTGACGAGCCGAAGCGGCTCAACGTGCTCTCGGCTCCGCTGGTTAGGCAACTCCGACGGGCGCTCACCGACCTCGATGCCGACGCCGATGTGCGATCGGTCGTGATCACCGGCGCCGATCCGGGATTCAGCGCCGGGGGCGATCTGAAGATGATGCGCGCGGCCGTCGACCACCGTGATTCCCCGGAGGGCGGCGCCGACGTATGGCGGTGGATCCGGCGCGAATTCGGCGGTATCGCCCGACTCATCGCAGGTTCGGACACGCTATTCATTGCGGCGCTCAACGGCGCGGCAGCCGGCGTCGGTTTGGCGTGGGCGATGACCTGCGACCTCGTCATCGCCAGTGAGCGTGCCGTGATCGTGCCGGCATTCGGCCGACTGGGCCTCATTCCAGAGGTGGGAACCAGTTGGGCGCTGACCCGCCGACTGGGCTATCAGGGAGCGCTCGCGTTCTACCTGCGCGGCGAGCACATCGACGCTGAGACCGCGTTGCGACTCGGGCTCGTACAGCAGGTGGTCACCCACGAGGAGCTGCTGAACGCGGCCGACGAATGGTGCTCTCGTATCTCCCAAATGCCTCCGCACACGATGGCGATGACCAAGCCGCTGCTGCGCGCCGCCGCCGATGCAAGCTGGAATGACGCGCTCACCGTTGAGGAGTTCGCCGAACCGACCTGCTTCACCACCGCGGCCTTCGCGGACAACGTGCACGACATGCTGAACGGCAGGCGTTAG
- a CDS encoding TetR/AcrR family transcriptional regulator: MPPTSRTSVDARARLLDVARRRFAVDGALSATLDEVRREAEVSVGALYHHFPNKLSLATAVYAQLLSEYQTGFLAMLREHGTAEGGIRGGVAYHLRWVTAHRGEATLLLGSRLDSEELRRSNSAFFAAVRDWWRPHQNYGALGALDIGITAALWLGPAQEFSRYWVAGSAAKLPRGAVATFADAAWVVLRANETEEEVQ, translated from the coding sequence GTGCCGCCAACGAGTCGGACGAGTGTGGACGCGCGGGCCAGGTTGTTGGACGTGGCCCGTCGCCGGTTCGCGGTCGACGGCGCGCTCTCGGCGACCCTGGACGAAGTGCGACGCGAGGCCGAGGTCAGTGTCGGCGCGCTGTATCACCACTTTCCCAACAAACTCTCGCTGGCCACCGCCGTCTACGCGCAGCTGCTGAGCGAATACCAGACGGGGTTTCTTGCGATGCTGCGCGAACACGGCACGGCAGAGGGCGGCATTCGTGGCGGGGTTGCCTATCACCTGCGATGGGTGACCGCACACCGCGGCGAGGCCACGCTGCTGCTGGGTTCCCGGTTGGACAGCGAGGAGTTGCGCCGGTCCAACAGCGCCTTTTTCGCAGCGGTCCGTGACTGGTGGCGCCCGCATCAGAATTACGGGGCGTTGGGGGCGTTGGATATCGGGATCACCGCCGCGCTGTGGCTCGGACCTGCGCAGGAATTCTCTCGCTATTGGGTGGCGGGTTCCGCTGCCAAACTGCCCCGCGGGGCTGTCGCGACATTCGCGGATGCCGCGTGGGTGGTGTTGCGCGCCAACGAGACTGAGGAGGAAGTCCAATGA
- a CDS encoding oxygenase MpaB family protein codes for MTAADFRITVRRRTARWDTEPVTAADALDFWSFAAGAANVIMQLSRPGVGHGVAESKVDSGNLLKHPWKRARTTFQYIAVAVLGTPEDRAAFREAVNTAHRHVKSGPDSPVPYNAFDRDLQMWVAACLFVGLEDTYQLLRGEMTAAQSEQFYRSAWTLGTTLQVSEDQWPPTRAEFDTYWIEACGHVSMDDRVRDYLGDLLELRMINPILGLPFRPLLKFLTVGFLAPVFRDAMGVQWSGFRQTLFERLFQFVAFVNRFLPVFIRQGGSYVLLADVRRRVRRHRALV; via the coding sequence ATGACCGCTGCAGACTTCCGCATCACCGTCCGCAGGCGCACGGCCCGATGGGACACCGAACCGGTCACCGCTGCGGACGCGTTGGACTTCTGGTCGTTCGCGGCCGGAGCGGCCAACGTGATCATGCAGCTGTCGCGACCCGGGGTGGGCCACGGCGTAGCCGAGAGCAAGGTGGATTCGGGCAATCTGCTGAAGCATCCGTGGAAGCGGGCCAGGACGACGTTCCAATACATCGCTGTGGCGGTTCTGGGAACGCCGGAGGACCGCGCGGCGTTCCGTGAGGCGGTCAACACTGCGCATCGTCACGTCAAGTCCGGGCCGGATAGTCCGGTGCCCTACAACGCCTTTGACCGCGACCTTCAGATGTGGGTGGCGGCATGCCTGTTCGTCGGGCTCGAAGATACGTATCAGCTGCTGCGCGGGGAGATGACCGCCGCGCAGTCCGAGCAGTTCTACCGGTCGGCGTGGACCTTAGGGACGACACTGCAGGTGAGCGAGGATCAATGGCCGCCCACCCGTGCGGAATTCGATACGTATTGGATCGAGGCGTGCGGGCACGTTTCGATGGACGATCGTGTCCGTGACTACCTAGGCGATCTACTGGAGCTGCGCATGATCAATCCCATACTGGGCCTTCCTTTTCGGCCGCTGCTCAAGTTCCTCACCGTCGGATTCCTCGCACCGGTCTTCCGTGATGCCATGGGCGTGCAGTGGAGCGGCTTCAGGCAGACTTTGTTCGAAAGGCTTTTCCAGTTCGTCGCTTTCGTGAACCGATTCCTGCCGGTCTTCATCCGCCAGGGCGGCAGCTATGTGCTGTTGGCCGATGTTCGACGCCGGGTCCGACGGCACCGCGCGTTGGTCTGA
- a CDS encoding SOS response-associated peptidase, translated as MCGRFAVTTDPALLAEKIKAIDESTSAQKADKDAPGANYNVAPTTTISSVVKRHSEPDDESTRRVRSMRWGLIPPWAKTAEDGGPDTKGPLLINARSEKLTTSPVFRSSAKNKRCLVPMDGWYEWRPNGELASGKKAPKTPFYMYGGDGEPLFMAGLWTTWRPKGAPKDSSPLVSCTIITTDAAGPLAEIHDRMPLTISEHDWDRWLDPDAPIDEGLLRGHGDLDRIEIREVSRLVNSIRNNGPELIEPAEPEPEQATLL; from the coding sequence ATGTGTGGACGATTCGCGGTGACCACCGATCCGGCGCTACTGGCCGAGAAGATCAAGGCGATCGACGAGAGCACCTCTGCGCAAAAGGCGGACAAGGATGCACCCGGTGCCAACTACAACGTCGCGCCCACGACGACGATCAGCAGCGTGGTCAAACGCCACAGCGAGCCCGACGACGAGTCCACCCGCCGGGTGCGGTCGATGCGCTGGGGGCTGATCCCGCCGTGGGCGAAGACCGCCGAGGACGGGGGCCCGGACACCAAGGGGCCGCTGCTGATCAACGCGCGTTCCGAGAAGCTGACCACCTCGCCGGTCTTCCGGAGCTCGGCGAAGAACAAGCGGTGCCTGGTGCCGATGGACGGCTGGTACGAATGGCGGCCCAACGGTGAATTGGCGTCGGGCAAGAAAGCGCCGAAGACGCCGTTCTACATGTACGGCGGCGACGGCGAACCGCTGTTCATGGCTGGCCTGTGGACCACGTGGCGACCCAAAGGCGCGCCTAAAGACTCGTCTCCACTCGTGAGCTGCACGATCATCACCACCGACGCCGCGGGCCCACTGGCCGAGATCCACGATCGGATGCCCCTGACGATCAGCGAACATGACTGGGATCGCTGGCTGGACCCCGACGCGCCCATCGACGAGGGACTGCTGCGAGGCCATGGCGACCTGGACCGCATCGAGATCCGTGAGGTGTCCCGATTGGTCAACAGCATCCGGAACAACGGCCCGGAGTTGATCGAGCCCGCTGAACCGGAGCCTGAGCAGGCCACCCTGCTGTAA
- a CDS encoding RNA-guided endonuclease TnpB family protein encodes MLARVFGCCRVVFNDAVRLRTEAYQSGIKLSDSEIQRRVITCAKNTSERAWLSEVPSVALVQSVNDSRRAWRNFFDACTGKRKGRHMGRPRMKSKKDHRQSFRLTRSGFNLRPNGRVFLTKVGEVSVRWSRALPSTPSSVTVIREPDGHYYLSFVVEVAPTPLPAVGHEAGVDMGITRLATVATSNGGRTEVPNQKHLARKLRKLARLERVKARREKGSSNRDKVRREIAVVHNKVARTRRDYQHKQALALVRENQVIHVECLNVAGLVRNHRLARAISDAGWRQFTQIITEKADQFGRSVHKVSRWLASSKTCSDCQYQLEELPLHVRRWTCPACDAVHDRDHNAARVILAAGRAERLTASHASGQVRRREPGGAPVRPPTRRQGVDEAEASRQRLSRSGNPCPFRSGCTSKGRM; translated from the coding sequence ATGTTGGCGCGAGTATTCGGGTGTTGTCGAGTCGTGTTCAACGATGCAGTGCGGCTTCGCACCGAGGCATATCAGAGCGGGATCAAACTGTCAGACAGCGAGATTCAACGCAGGGTGATCACCTGCGCGAAGAACACCAGTGAGCGGGCATGGCTGAGCGAAGTGCCCAGTGTGGCGTTAGTGCAGTCCGTGAACGATTCGCGCCGTGCTTGGCGGAACTTCTTCGACGCTTGCACCGGAAAACGCAAGGGCCGACATATGGGTCGGCCTCGAATGAAATCGAAGAAAGACCATCGTCAGTCGTTTCGATTGACCCGAAGCGGATTCAACCTTCGACCTAATGGTCGGGTGTTCCTCACCAAGGTCGGTGAGGTGAGCGTGCGTTGGTCACGAGCTTTGCCCAGCACGCCATCCAGCGTCACAGTCATTCGCGAACCCGACGGCCACTATTACCTGTCCTTCGTGGTCGAGGTCGCACCAACCCCGCTACCGGCAGTCGGCCACGAGGCCGGCGTCGACATGGGAATCACCAGATTGGCAACTGTCGCAACATCGAACGGAGGTCGTACGGAAGTTCCCAACCAGAAGCATCTAGCCCGCAAGCTACGCAAGCTAGCGCGACTGGAGCGAGTGAAGGCTCGCCGAGAGAAAGGGTCATCCAACAGAGATAAGGTGCGGCGAGAGATCGCGGTCGTACACAACAAGGTGGCGCGAACCCGTCGGGACTATCAGCATAAGCAGGCTCTGGCGTTGGTTCGCGAGAACCAAGTGATCCACGTCGAATGCCTCAATGTTGCGGGCTTGGTCCGAAATCATCGACTTGCTCGAGCCATCAGCGACGCGGGCTGGAGACAATTCACACAGATCATCACGGAGAAAGCAGATCAGTTCGGGCGTTCTGTTCACAAAGTCTCGCGTTGGCTTGCGTCGAGCAAGACCTGCTCGGACTGCCAATACCAACTCGAAGAGCTCCCTCTTCACGTCCGCCGTTGGACGTGTCCGGCATGCGATGCCGTCCACGACCGCGACCACAACGCCGCAAGAGTCATTCTCGCCGCCGGGCGGGCGGAGAGACTAACAGCCTCCCATGCAAGTGGGCAGGTCCGCAGACGCGAACCTGGTGGAGCGCCAGTAAGACCTCCCACGCGGAGGCAAGGTGTCGATGAAGCGGAAGCATCCCGCCAGCGGCTTAGCCGCTCAGGGAATCCTTGTCCGTTTAGGTCAGGGTGCACGTCAAAGGGCAGGATGTAG
- the aroA gene encoding 3-phosphoshikimate 1-carboxyvinyltransferase: protein MSSSWQAPSTSRPVHATVTVPGSKSLTNRALVLAALATGHGTSTISGALRSRDTDLMIGAVAALGVTVEGTDTELTLSGAIAPQAGTRIDCGLAGTVLRFVPPVAALSTTTVTFDGDEQARSRPIAPLLEALRGLGVDVEGDAIPFAVHGSGAVTGGTVEIDASSSSQFVSGLLLSGAAFTNGLTIVHTGESVPSAPHVAMTVAMLRDAGVDVDDSRPNRWHVSPGTIAARHWDIEPDLSNAVPFLAAAVVTGGAVRICGWPPASVQPADTILRILKNVGSVVRQGDFYLEVQGPPSLVSIDVDLHEVGELTPAVAALAALAPTGSVSQLRGVAHLRGHETDRLAALSAEINGLGGQCVETPDGLLITARPLHAGLWRSYADHRMATAGAIVGLRVAGVEVEDIGTTAKTLPDFPQMWADMLAGD from the coding sequence GTGAGCAGCAGCTGGCAGGCACCCTCGACGTCACGACCGGTGCACGCCACCGTCACCGTGCCGGGGTCGAAATCGCTGACCAACCGGGCTCTTGTGCTGGCCGCGCTGGCAACCGGGCACGGTACGTCCACGATCAGTGGCGCGCTGCGCAGCCGCGACACCGACCTGATGATCGGAGCCGTTGCGGCTCTCGGAGTCACCGTCGAGGGAACGGACACCGAGCTGACGCTCAGCGGCGCGATCGCCCCGCAGGCCGGCACCCGCATCGACTGCGGTCTCGCCGGTACCGTCCTTCGGTTCGTGCCACCGGTCGCGGCGCTGAGCACCACGACCGTCACGTTCGACGGCGACGAACAAGCGCGCTCGCGACCCATCGCACCCCTGCTCGAGGCGCTGCGCGGTCTCGGCGTCGATGTCGAAGGTGACGCGATTCCGTTCGCCGTCCACGGGTCCGGAGCGGTGACAGGCGGGACCGTCGAGATCGACGCATCGTCGTCTTCGCAGTTCGTCTCGGGGCTGCTGCTCTCCGGTGCCGCGTTCACGAACGGGTTGACGATCGTGCACACCGGCGAGTCGGTGCCCTCGGCCCCGCATGTGGCGATGACGGTGGCCATGCTGCGTGACGCCGGCGTGGACGTCGACGACAGCCGCCCCAACCGGTGGCACGTCTCGCCCGGCACGATCGCCGCCAGGCACTGGGATATCGAACCCGATCTCTCCAACGCCGTGCCGTTCCTGGCGGCCGCGGTGGTAACGGGAGGAGCGGTACGCATCTGCGGGTGGCCGCCGGCCAGCGTGCAACCCGCCGACACCATTCTGAGGATCCTGAAGAACGTCGGTTCGGTTGTCCGCCAAGGTGATTTCTATCTCGAGGTGCAGGGCCCCCCGTCGCTCGTAAGCATCGATGTCGACCTCCACGAGGTGGGTGAGCTGACACCTGCGGTGGCTGCGCTGGCCGCCCTTGCGCCCACGGGTTCGGTGTCGCAGCTGCGCGGCGTCGCACATCTTCGCGGCCACGAAACCGACCGGCTGGCCGCACTCTCCGCCGAGATCAACGGTCTTGGCGGGCAGTGCGTCGAGACGCCCGACGGTCTGCTGATCACCGCGCGACCGCTGCACGCCGGGCTGTGGCGGTCTTACGCCGATCACCGGATGGCGACCGCCGGTGCCATCGTCGGGTTGCGGGTCGCCGGTGTCGAGGTCGAGGACATCGGCACCACGGCCAAGACGCTGCCCGACTTCCCGCAGATGTGGGCCGACATGCTGGCCGGCGATTGA